The genomic segment TCAAGAGCAGCTGCTGAACAGGCAGGGATGTGAGATTGGCACCCTGGGAGAGAGTTCAGGCAAATATTTCCCAACCCATGGAGTTTATTTAACAGTCTGTTACTGCCCCTGAAACTTTTATTTGGCTTGGCGCGTGTGGTGTTTAAACTGGTACTCCAGCCTGCTTTTGCTTAGGATCAATTAACATACACTGTGTGAACGAATATCTAAACAAAGCTTGGGTGGTAATTGATGGCATCCGTTGCTCAGCCGAATGGAAAAAATGCAACTCCCTGCCATCTTCAGCTGTGGAGTACAGCGGTTTCATTGTCTTTTATAAGTAAGGGATCATTTTTCCTTTCGAAAAAGGGGCTCTCAGACAGCTCGCCAGTCTGAGATCTTACTTACAGACCAACCCAGCTGCAGGTTTTGAGAAAGATGTGGAATCTCATGCTCCCTACTGCATTTTCCAGGCCTATGTTATGACTGCGTTTGCTCGTTCAGAAAAATTGAATTCCAGACAAAAGGATTGAACACACCGGAAGCACAGGATTTTTTCATTTCCTACTTTATCTATAGGAGGTGAACAGGTGAAACTCCAGTAGAATCCAGGAGAAATGAGACCTGCAGACGGCACAGTGGTAAAcgtctggtttcctcccagtcTTAAGACATAATGGTAggttgtcttctgggaaaagtggccctggtgtgagtgtctgtctgtgccctcGAATGGACTGggatcccattcagggtgtttCCCACCTTGgacccgttgcttgccaggataggctccagcttgcCTATGATCATGTCCTGGATACagtggttagaaaacggatggatgttGTAAActccacagagactgacagGAGCTCTAGGCCCAGCCTGAAGGTGGTGAATCTTTTGTCGAGTCCTCAGGAATCCAGGAACTCATTGGCTATTTGCTGGACAGCAGAGAAATCCCAGAGCTCGACTTGTGTTGGGAGCAAGCGCCTCTACTGCAGCCCCCAGTTGTCCTGTCTTGACACAGGTGTTCCTACCAGTCCAGACACTGCTataccatttaaacactttttgtATACTGGGACGCCATGCATTCGTCCCATCAATCATATACACCTGTGTGCTCACATTGTGAAGAGCTGCTGTACATACGGTGGCTCACTAAGTACAAACAAGAAGTGATTTTACACTTCTGCACACTCAGCCTACCCCCGGCTGTGCCTGTCAGCTCCGGCAGCAGACTGGACGCTCTTTCTCCTGCCTCTCCTGCAACAAAGATCCTTTGTTTCGATGGTCTGAGCCTAACACAATACTACAGCCGCCATACTGACTCTGCTGTTAATCACAGGTCTTTAGAATAGAACCACCCCTTCCACATGCACACACCTCTTTTCTCAACATGTACTCCGCCCTAATTCAGAACCTAAAATAACAGTATGGTATGTGGCTTTTACAAGAGTCAGACTGGGGTCCCGTTCATGCTTTGAGCTAGCTGGTGAGATTATAAAGACAAATGTGGTTTGTAAATACTAGCCTGTGATGAGCGAGTCAGCAGACAAGACTGTTCCGTTTCAAGAATGGCACATGGTGACACGTCTTATTCCAACTCAGGGTATAACAAGGAGCAGCGGGTCCAGAGTCTGGTCTGTTACTCCTCTTCGGGCTTTGGGAACTGTTGGCCGTGCCGATGAAGACAACTGCCACAGCAAACAATCTCAGCAAAACTGGCAAAGGGTGCCCTACAGGCACAGCAAGAGGAGAGCGTGGCGGCGAGTTCGACGCCGGGGAGGGACACTGGGCATGTGAGCCGCATCTGTGCTTTATCAGCCTGGCAGAGTCCCTCGCCTTGACAGTAACTTAAACAGCAAAGGAAAAACACGTACATACCTGCTAGCTAGAGACACTGCGCAGAGCAGCCTGTCCGATTAAAACACAGGAACAACACATCCAAGATCAACCAAGGAGAGccagctgaaacagaagaatacACATCCCACACAGAATAGACACAAGTCCCCCCACTGCGCATGAAGACTGTTAGAGTTTCACTGGCAACAAAGGACGACGAGAGAAGGGCACTCTGTCCACTTTACAAGACCTTCTGAAAGACTGCCGTCCAGCAGGCATTCAGAAGCGTTTGGATATTTTGCGGACAGGCTGCTCCATAATGCTGTAGGGGCAGCTGTCAACTTGCTGACAGATGACAAATTACAACTCTTACAGAGATGCCAACATCAACTATTAGGCGTTTATGTTGGCTTGTTACAGTCTtcagctaaataaaaaaaaacaaaagttaagACATAGTGAAGAGTGTGGTATTCAAATCGAAGGTATGGTACGACCATAGAACCCACAGCTCAGATCTCAAATATTGCATTCAGTTTTGGATTTCCAGGTTACAAAAAGGACAACACTGGCCTAGAAAAAGCTCAAGAGCAATCAGATGAATTCCTGGTCAAAAGGCGTACCACATACAAGCCATTTAGAAGATCTTTCTCTCTTCAGTATGGACACCGGAGATGACAAGGACTACAGTACCAGTAAAAATCCTGATGTGTACTGACAAAAACCGTCCATAGGAATATTTAATGATCAAAACTGAAGCAAGGGCACCGACCAAAGTGACCAGTGTATTCTAGATTATGTTCAAGCAACTATCTACTCAaacagaacaagtaataggtttattccatgctgtaaaaaagaagaaagaaaacccaacgtttcggccatggagccttcttcaggtgtcttgctagacctacttgaactactagtGTGTGCTAATGTATGAACCAGCAACCCAGCTAATCTAAAAGACCTTACGAGAAATGACTAGACAATGATTCTCACTTAATAAGCTAGTAGCAACCAAATGACCAGGATGAATCATACCATTTTCTATCATTTGCACACTTTCCTATTTTCTTAAAGAAACTAAAACACCTGAAGGAACTCTcctcaaacagaaaaaaaagaaacaatatcaCACGTGTtactcaaaacaaaaagttttaattttcttctccAACACGGGTACGACACACCGACGCTGGTTTTCGGGGGGTGGGAGAGGGCAGAGTCCAGAGGGAAAGTGGAAAGCAGGTGGGTCCAGATTTGCGGAAGCCTGGTTCCATCTGCTGTTGAGTCTGGGCTGGACTGGGCCAGGCGCAGACCTGGTCTCAGGGAGTCACGCCCTGCTTGCGTCATCATCCAGAGGCTGTCCTGAGCTCCCAGGAGTATCAGCACTGTAGGCCAGCACCGTCCCcaccacttactgtacatcctttACATATTCATGCTGTGGTCTTTAAGGTGTACGAAAGGAATAACAAGCAATCATAATACAGGCACCTTTAAATGGgaattcataaaaatgaaagtggACGATAACCTTGGAATTTATCTACAGAATTTCCTTATCACTTGTCCGATGGGGTGTGCGGTGCTCCAAAACCCAGGGTTGGTCCAGTCGAGAGGGGACCGGCGTGTTTGCAGGACTTCTTGGTCTCTTTAAAGCACCTACATCTGCAGTTAAATGGGTCTGATTATCAAGCCAAGGTCGTTAAGAGCCGAGCTGGAATGGAACGCTACAGACACGCCGGCCCTCCAGGGCTAGGACTGGACACAAGGGTCTTCGGTGCGATGAATGCCTACATTTGATGGCCATTCTACATCAAATTCTGCTAATAGCAACTCTCCTTCTATTATGGGCATTGGGGCAAATAAAACAGCACTGTGCCGAGCTTAGAAACCCACTGATGGAGCACCGCACACCCAAAAAAGCTGGTTCTGGCCGTCCCCCAGTCACATCagcttttttccattttctacagCCTGTCCAGAAACTAGACACAACAGAATCGTATAAAAAAAGAACTTACAGAAGAACATAATGAAACAATACAGAATGGTGCATTTCATGTCCTCTATAATAAGACTCCTCGATATTGATGCCTAACAGATAAAGCAAATACCGGTTAGCCCGACAAGTGGTTAGCGCATGCAACATTAATCACTGCTCTCCGATATACACAGTTAATCTTGTTAGATACTACAATACTCTCAGTTTACAGTTCTAACTAACCCCTATGCTGCAGCCTCAAGACATCCTGGTAATTGAAGGTTCAAATAAAATGCAGCTAAAGTTGTGTGAAAAACTATTGCTTCATACATTTTGCTCCACCCCCTCCAGATGGGCTCCTTGTTTCCTCATCTAGCTCCCGAGAAAGTCATTTACTGAATCGccattggagaaaaaaaaaaaagatctcatCCTGCCCGGATCTGTGTTGTTTCGCGCTAGATCGGGACTTTTTAGCGACTGTAAAGCCAATCAGAACACCGGGAGCGACTCCGGCTGCGTGCGTTGGTGTGGCCAGCGCGTTCCCCAGGTCACCCGAGAGAGAAGGCACTCCCCCCAGACTGCACACGCGCAGCGGGCGTCACAGCTGCCCTCTCCGCGTCCCGCGGCAAGGCCACTCACGCGTGCGTGACCCGCTCCAGCGCCACGTAGAAGCTCTTCTTGTCGTCCAGGCTGTGCCAGCCGATGGGCCCGATCTCGCAGTCCGCACAGATCAGGTATTTCACCTTGCCCACCTCCTTGGTGAAGCCCACGTTCTCGAAGGTGTACATGTCATCCACCAGCCAGTGGGCTCGCAGCACATCCCCCTCCATCGCGCCCTCCTCCTGGGAGCCGCTGGGAGCCCCGGGCTTCCTGCGCATGGAGGGCAGGAACAGCTgccagagaggggagggggcaCACAGTCAGAGAGAGGGGCTCCCAGCCAGAGAGAGGGGTGTCCTGTCAGAAGACACCCAGCTAGACAGGGAGGTACCCAGTCAGGAGAGATACCCAGCTAGACAGAGGGGTCCCCAACCAGATACCCAGCTAGACAGAGGGGTCCCCAGCCACAAGTCCCCCAGGAAGACAGAAGGCTACTCACTCAGGAGTTCCCCAGCTAGACAGAGGGGTACCCAGTGAGGAAACACCTAGCCTCAAAGAGAGGTACTCAGTCAGAGAGGGGAGCCAGGCAGCCAGGACTCCCCCAGCCAGACAGAGGGGTACCCAGTCAGGAGACACCTAGCCTCAAAGAGAGGTACTCAGTCAGAGAGGAGAGCCAGGCAGTCAGGGGTCCCCCAGCTAGACAGAGGGGTACCCAGTCAGGAGACACCCAGCCAGAGTGACGGGCACTCAGGACTGCTAGTAGAACAAATGAACTTTACCAGAAATGAACTATTACTATTTTCAAATAGGCTTATACAGATATCTTCATTGACAGTCATTTTTTATAAACAGCCATTAAGGCTGGCTGTCACCTTTTTTACTCCCTGCACTTGGATGAAGACCACGCTTTCCGTGTGAAGCCCCTAGAAAAGCTTTATCTCCACTTTCATTTCATTCACATCTATAACATGTCCGGACCCTTCCTTAATTCTCCCATCTTGTCGGACATTGTTCATTTAAAGCTATTGTAGGCCGTACCTTTCCGTGAAATTAAGCAACATCTCCGTCGTGTCTGATTTCGAAATGAGATGATCTTGTGAATTTGTCGTTTCATCCTTTTTTCCTACCAGCCCACAGCGGAGTGCCGTTAAAGTTTGGGTTCACTGACGTCAGGGGAGCCACGGGCCACTGCCCGGCGGCTCTTATAGGTCTCTAACTGTCCGTCTTATTAAAAGCTAAAAGCGCATCCATGAACCACGTCGTGGTCACAGCTTCCAGTACTACACACAATTCCAATGCTTACAATAACTATACAAAAAAATGCAACCGACCTCTTTCTCTGTGAACAGCGCCATGCCCGGACACAAAACCTTGGAGCCGCATCGCTGGCACAGAACCGTCTTCGTGTTCTTCCCGTCCTCCGACACCAGTCCGGACCGATCCGGCGAGCCCGCCTCCCCGCTTTCCATCTGCTCCTCCGCACTGGAGACGTCGCCTGCGAGGGCACGGTTTCAGCACCTGGATCTCACTTCGGGCGGTGTTTCGTTTCCTTAAACAGCCACAGCACTTCAGACACCTAGCCGGCAAGCGTCTGAGGAGGCCCCAATATATCTTTACTTGGACACCCACCTAAGTGCTCAGAGGTCTTGTTTCCCCTGCAGCTCAGTTTTTTTCCTTGTTAATAACAGTTTTTCACCCCCATCTAACTGACCCCATTCTAATGAATCGGCACAGCTGTTACGGAGAAGCTAGACCAAGACACGGCGGACCATTTCGGCTTCCCTCCGActggaaacaaaaaacagaagattGACCGTTCCGCTTTGCACAGGAATACAATTTCTTTGTGTTAATCTTAAAAGTTTAGGTGAATGACCGTCCACATCGAGGCTGCATGGAGGAAACCATGACATTTTTATAACGACGTACTGAACGGCAATTGCattacaaaagcaaaacacaAGGGATCACATTCAATTGCATGaacctgcaagtttggttattGGAGTGAATATATCCTAAGATCTGCTCCCCTGCCCCGTGAGCTACAAtggtaagaaaatgaatggatggttcTTAAGAACTGAATTGTACGTAGTTATAAAAAGGTTGCTTAcgaaaatggtgaaaatgaGGAATTGACCGAGTGGTTTAGTAAatgagtgaaataattattcatagcCCCCAACATGTGATTTCTTTAGAATATACCCGAGCACGCGAgttctttattttcttgtacAGCTTTGTCGAGAGGAGTAACAATCCAGGCACATTTGGTTAAACAactatttattacaatgacaagacaaactacactacacacaacaaaacatacaacacacaagttactctatgtacagtatttacaaacaaggtgtttcagagacctgacattctggtcacccagaaaaccccagactgctactaagcattaaactcttaatgcctacagaggccacataagagatgagctgccttcttACTAAATACAacacaacctgcagttaaatctctctctctgcacactggatgccacaaaataaatgggagcctatatccctatccacaacatgcaccctaagcaggaaagatgtttctaactgaggtatcttttatTCAGGAAACCCaggttccctaaaaacacagaatagcatgctctctctagcaaggttcTAATATCTAGAtccagtcaggtttggtttggatgattatgaagtaggggctctcaaCTGGCGACTTTAAGTCACAACTTCTCTGGACTCTTGTCTCGCCTCTCCTTCTTACCTGCTTCTTGTTTCTTCTTTGTTctctgtgctcttaatgtgatcttatattgtgtgtttctATACTGCTCATTGATAATCATTAACACCCAACTTACCTAGGTATACCAagataaactttacaattgtttttgctGAAGGGACCCCCCAGACTTCAGtaaacatcctctctgctttgaagctagtGTTTACTCTTCCaggtgtcacaaactttatttaaaatctaagAGATACTTTTCAGTCACCTAAAGCTAtaacaatatattatttataataatctcTAATTTACTTAAATTGGCATACCACCAATTTAACTGCTCCCAATTAAACTGTTCCAAATCTTTAGAAATAGGCGATTTAGGAGTGACCCTCAAGTTGGGATTTCCAGGAGCAGGGACAGATCACTAGAATGCCCTCTCTCAGAAATGCTGAATGGTATTTTTAATTGGTACCCTTTTCTGAATTTCAGAATCCCCCCCTTTAGGAGTGTGAAAGGTAAACAGCTGGAGTCTACAGAAGCAAACGATTCAGTTAAAGGCATCAATTAGTTCAGGTAACTCAACGCACAGCTTGGACAAAATCTAATAGACACGGCTGTACCTCACAATTCAGAAAAGGGAACCACTGTTATAGATCAGCCTGAGTTAGGAAAATAATCTGTTTAAGACTGGTCTGATCCTTAAGCACGTAGAATTTGATCTTAAACTCTCCTAAATTAGTTTCTTTAATACATAACCGGCTTATCTGATAACATCTAAATTGGTTGGCATCTTTAGAAATGCCATTCCTCCCTGCAAAGCTAGTCTAGAAATGTTCATTTCTAGTTTCACCAGCTAAGTGTATCTCACTAATTGCAGCTAAGAAAAACAATAGCTTGAATCACAGAACGAAGGGATATAGTTTATTTAAGCAAAAACAGTTTATTGTTTTTGATCTACTCTcttccacacaaacacaacagaaatgACAATCGACAGGTATCCTTCAAGTAAGGTGGAACTCTCTTTCACAGACAAGCCAGCATCCGATTGATACCAAAGTTGCCCACATGATTGAGAGAAAAATCTCCATGATTTGAAGACGGGGGCCTCACTGTGCTCCACTCCCCCAGCACACAGGGCTGTGAGCAGCTGTGTGCGAAGGTATAAGGCTCTGTGTGAAGTCCAGCAGTGGATTAGCAGTAAAATATTGCACTTTAAACAAACCTTACATCATGTAAGTCCATACTGAGAAGAACCAGGTGGATCACAGCGATGGCATTCATGCACGGAGGACAATGAGAAGCTGCATCTTTTGACtcgaaaatgaaaaacaatgcaaATATGAACACTTCCATTCCGGCCCTGTACACAGATGAAGGATGAGCGCATCTCACAGTGGCAACAGAACTGTATGAAGGAAGCTGATGACCCAACAGAGCAGGGGGCTGTGACAACCCAACTGGTGTGGGATGGCAGGGTTTCCTCCCTCTCCTATGCGAGTTGCTCAGCTGTGACGCTGCCAGTCTCTCTCCCCCTGGTGTCGCCCAGTCTGTGGGCACTGCCCAGGCCAGCTCACTTCTCCCTCAGAACACACACGCCTGCGTCGCAGCGCTGGGTGGCCATTGAGGTCACCACCTCCCAGCTGTCGATGACAGGGTCATAGCACTCAATACTGCTGAGGAGAGAGTTCCCATCATACCTGGAAGAGCCGGAGGAAAGGAGtcattttattgtatatagAGCCTTTCATGACACCATCTCAAAACGTCTGTACAGTGCAGCAAGGTAGAGGCAAAAACAAATAGACAGTATATAAACTAATACAATATAATAACCAGAatgaatcatttttaaatgttaactaACTTGCGTGATCTGACATATGGTGGGAGATCATTAATGAGCTATGGAGAAATTCAACAGACACCTGGTCTCCCATTGTTTGGAGGCTGGTACTGGAAACTGAAAGGTCAAAAAGTACACTGTGGAGTATAAAGAGTTAACATTTCACTGATGAAGGCAGGAGCCAAACTATTGAAGCCCCTAATGGTTCttagcaatatttttatttatttccttgAAACCCAGGACAAGGAAACAAAAGGGACTGCTGGATCTAACACATTATTACCAATATCTTCATCTGTTATAAACATGGATCATTGCTTCTTccatgaaacaaaagaaaaatccaaTCTGGTGACACATACAGATCCAGAATAAGGTACAGAGTTTTCTGTGGTTCTGCAGTTTTAAGACTGAAACCATTTTCCAAGTGCAATCTAGATTTTACCAAGTCACGGCAGAAACGGCTGAAAAGGATTGGCCGACCAGTAGCAAGGCGAAGCTAAAATGCTTGACTAAGGGTATGAGACTGAAGTGCCTTTGGCATTTTATGTTGCCTGGCATATTCCTAGTGGGGGAACATGAGGATGCCATTCACTCTATTCTACAACACTGTTGAGACTTACTtaggcacatacagtaaatgtcaggtacagtatgtgttacccCATCAGCTCAAGGATGGATTACAAAGAacaaagcaatgccacagagcACCATGCCCTGCTAATGATGTATGCAAATGCTGTACAATTGCAGGGCTCAAAATGTAGCAGATGTGAACATTTCTCTAATCCTTTAATTCACCATCAAGTCAGATCCATTATCGAAGAATGTTAAGACTCAGCATtggtttaagaaaaatattactATGAAGAGAAAGGAACTTGATAACTCGGCAGGTGTTTGGcaaattcatccattttctatctgcttCGTTTAATTCAAGGCGGAggagagctggagtctatcccgaAAAGCACCGGCTGCAAGACAGGAGACACCCTGGACCTGAcgctagtccatcgcagggcaggtgCAGACACAAAcaatcacactcacaccagagctagtttttccagaagccaatcaacctaccTGTATGTCTTTGCAAACTGGAGtacccagaagaaacccacatgaacacagggaacacatccaaactctacacagatggCACCCCTGGTCCAGAATTCAACCTAGAGCCGCAGCACTGTGAGGCTTCAATGCTAACCAATGTACCACTATGTTGTCCAACTGTATGCATATACCAGATAATATATTCCCATGGATGTTTGACTTTCACTTAGGTTAATAGTGTGCAAGACAAATATTTGAAACACCTGGGATATACACGAGTGTTTGGGATGCACCGCTGGACAATACGGTCTAGCCATATTAATGACATTTAACTTCATTAGCCCGAGTCCTTACCCAGCAATGGCGTAGAGCCTACCCCGGAGGACCGTCGCGCCTACGTAGCAGCGCGGCGTGGTCATGCTGGTGACGGTGGTCCAGGAGTCGGTGCGGATGTTGTAAGCTTCCACTGACGCCAGGTGTGCTGTACCATCAAAACCTCCCACCACGAAGATGTGGTCATTGAGCAAGGCCACTCCAGCccctgccacacacacacaagggccTTTCACTCACTGGTCCAAGGCATGAGTGTGCACACCCTCCTGGTGTGCTATGGTAAGTAGCCAGGACAAGAACACCAACCACCTTGCCTGCAGAGATCTTTATTTCTTGAATATAGAGACTGAGCTCTTCAAGCTCTTCGGTGGTCCACCACTTGTATGCACTTGAGGTTCACATTTAATGTATTAAGTTCAAAAGattatttcaaaaacaaaaacaaagaagaacTGACATCTGCGCACTGTAAAGAAAAGGCTTCTGCATGCAGTACTGAAGGAAGCAGCTGACTGACCTGAGCGCTTGGTGGCCATGGGGGTGACGTTGGTCCAGTGTCCTGTGTGTGGGTCATACCTCTCCACTGAGCTCAGGATATTCAGGCCATCGTACCCTCCTAAAACCACAGCAACAACCACATCCTCACACCATCCTCCTCTCAAGGTTAAACGTACTCTTAGTCTATTTCTTAGCACCGCAGATGCAGAccatattttgttttgcttttcttcagGCAGTGTGCCACGATTACTAACTATACAAGCAGAAACGGCTACTGAAGACATCACTTCAGAGAGCTTAAAGCGAGAGAACAAGTACAGCAAATTAACAACCTAGCGTGTACTGAAGAGCAGTCATCATAAACCTCCTTCTTTACCCTGACAAATCTTCCAGTAGGAAACGTGtcaagatatatatatatgtcgaTATGCTATAAACAGTATCTCCTTAATAATGGCTCATTTTCTGCAGTGAAGATACAGTACTAGCCGGGCAGTGTCAGACGC from the Lepisosteus oculatus isolate fLepOcu1 chromosome 5, fLepOcu1.hap2, whole genome shotgun sequence genome contains:
- the rabif gene encoding guanine nucleotide exchange factor MSS4; this encodes MESGEAGSPDRSGLVSEDGKNTKTVLCQRCGSKVLCPGMALFTEKELFLPSMRRKPGAPSGSQEEGAMEGDVLRAHWLVDDMYTFENVGFTKEVGKVKYLICADCEIGPIGWHSLDDKKSFYVALERVTHA